The Verrucomicrobiia bacterium DNA window ACGCACCCAATTCAATTTTCCGGTCGAAATCTTTCACCCTCTGCTCGCCTCGTCCTCACACCCGCTCCCACATGACAGGTTCTTCAGGACCGACTAACTCAGATGCCTCCGCCGCCGATGCCAGCCCAAGCCCAACAGGCCGAGGCCAAACAGGCTGAACATGCTTGGCTCGGGAACCGCTTGCGGAGAAAACATGATGGAGTCCAAACCGAAGAACGAAGAAGGTAAAACTGTGAACTTTAATTCTGCAATTGTGCCGGCGTAGTCGCTGATATCGCCTGCCATCGTTACAGTTTGGCCCGCTGATGCGATCGGAACAAGCTCGATGGGCGTCGTGTTGAGCGTTACCAGAAGATCGTTAATATCCTGCAAATAGGGATACTGCACAAGAAATTGGATTGAATGCATTCCCGCTGGAACCAGTCCTGTCTGGGAAATAGACGCACTTTGGTTATAAACAGGATCGTAAGTGTTAACGCTGAGCTGAATGCTATAAGCGCCTTGGATGGGGGGATAGTTAATGGTGTTACCAGAAATCAGAACAACGGAGGTTACATCAAGCCCAGGCGAACCCCAAACGGCATCACATGCAATGCCGTCTTCACGAACAGTCCAACCCGGTAAAGCGTCGGCCGCAGAAATAGGGTTGTCAGCATCTGACGGTATATACCCTGCAGGTGGAGGCGAAATCACGGCGGCTTCAAAATCCAAGTTTTGAAAACTGCCCTGCCCAAATGCTATCTGAGCCCAAAAAGTGAACAAAACAACTGAAACGCTTTGTTTTATCTTAAAGTTGGGTGTGTTCATAATAGATGATTTTATTGAAGCCAGTTAATGTAAAACATTGTAAAGCGTCGTGGAATAAACCGGGGCTCCATGATTTGTAGAAAGCAATGCCATGTCCGCATTGATCGTGTTGATGTAGTTGGCCAGCGGAGTGGCCGACTCACCATTATGAGCAGGACCGACAAGAACGGCTTCATTGTTGATGATGGCCCACATTGGGTCGGATGAATCGCCGCCATACCAGCCAAAGTAGTAATTCGTGCTATCGGGAGGG harbors:
- a CDS encoding PEP-CTERM sorting domain-containing protein; its protein translation is MNTPNFKIKQSVSVVLFTFWAQIAFGQGSFQNLDFEAAVISPPPAGYIPSDADNPISAADALPGWTVREDGIACDAVWGSPGLDVTSVVLISGNTINYPPIQGAYSIQLSVNTYDPVYNQSASISQTGLVPAGMHSIQFLVQYPYLQDINDLLVTLNTTPIELVPIASAGQTVTMAGDISDYAGTIAELKFTVLPSSFFGLDSIMFSPQAVPEPSMFSLFGLGLLGLGWHRRRRHLS